The following coding sequences are from one Salvia hispanica cultivar TCC Black 2014 chromosome 3, UniMelb_Shisp_WGS_1.0, whole genome shotgun sequence window:
- the LOC125216376 gene encoding transcription factor PRE3-like has product MSSRRSRSRHSGSSRVTDDQINDLVSKLQQLLPEMHNRRSDKKSATKVLQETCNYIRSLHREVDDLSERLSELLENADTTQADLIRSLIMQ; this is encoded by the exons ATGTCGAGCCGAAGATCAAGATCAAGGCACTCTGGATCCTCGAGGGTCACCGATGATCAAATCAACGATCTCGTCTCCAAGCTTCAGCAACTCCTCCCCGAGATGCACAATAGGCGCTCAGACAAG AAGTCAGCAACCAAAGTGTTGCAGGAGACATGCAACTACATTAGAAGCTTGCACAGAGAAGTTGATGACTTGAGTGAGAGACTGTCTGAATTGCTTGAAAATGCAGACACAACTCAAGCTGATCTTATTAGAAGCTTAATTATgcagtag